One Gemmatimonadota bacterium genomic window carries:
- a CDS encoding FAD-dependent oxidoreductase: MRPTDTRDPQYYHKVVDCQWACPAHTNVPEYIRLIAEGRYTESYMLNRKSNVFPGILGRTCDRPCEPACRRTRVEDEPVAICRLKRVAADLRGDVEDLLPKVPKTGNGRRIALIGAGPASLTVANDLVPMGYECTIFEALPKAGGLMRTNIPSFRLPVRVLEEEIDMILDMGVEILYDHRIESLKELLDEGGFDAVFIGTGAPKGKELRIPGRDAAAANVHIGIEWLESIHFGHIDSVGERVLVIGVGNTAMDCCRSAKRLGGTEIKVMARKTRPYFKASPWELEDAEGEEVEILVNHSPQRFVTEDGRLVGMVFDLVEWEKNEQGRLVSRKLDESFIPADDVVLAIGQDNAFPWIERDIGIEFNDWEMPVVDRTTFMTTLPGVFVGGDAAWGPENIIWAVEHGHQAAASIHLHCEDLSLVDDRPAYGMNLVSTKMGMHEWRYSNDYDPAYRTEMRYADLEKRLADIFVEAELGFDPKETAREVERCLNCDIQTDFQAKLCIECDACVDVCPVHCLTITVNGAEDDLRSRLTAPAETLEQALYVSDGLPHTGRVMVKDEDLCVHCGLCAERCPTAAWDMMEFDLINPFSGADTVEESSRPLATERAGA; the protein is encoded by the coding sequence ATGCGACCCACCGATACGCGCGACCCGCAGTACTACCACAAGGTCGTCGACTGCCAGTGGGCATGTCCGGCTCACACCAACGTCCCCGAGTACATCCGCCTGATAGCCGAGGGCCGTTACACCGAGTCGTACATGCTCAACCGCAAGTCCAACGTCTTCCCGGGCATCCTTGGGCGGACCTGCGATCGACCTTGCGAACCGGCGTGCCGCCGCACCCGGGTGGAGGACGAACCGGTGGCCATCTGCCGGCTCAAGCGCGTCGCCGCCGACCTGCGCGGCGATGTGGAAGATCTTCTGCCCAAGGTCCCGAAGACCGGGAACGGCCGCAGGATCGCCCTGATCGGAGCGGGGCCGGCCTCCCTGACGGTCGCGAACGACCTCGTGCCGATGGGTTACGAGTGCACCATCTTCGAGGCGCTGCCGAAAGCGGGCGGCCTCATGCGCACCAACATCCCGTCCTTCCGGCTTCCGGTGCGCGTCCTGGAGGAGGAGATCGACATGATCCTCGACATGGGTGTGGAGATCCTCTACGACCACCGGATCGAGTCTCTGAAGGAGCTCCTCGACGAGGGAGGCTTCGACGCCGTCTTCATAGGAACCGGCGCTCCCAAGGGCAAGGAGCTGCGCATTCCCGGCCGCGACGCCGCGGCTGCGAACGTGCACATCGGCATCGAGTGGCTGGAATCGATCCACTTCGGCCACATCGACTCGGTGGGCGAGCGAGTGCTCGTCATCGGCGTCGGCAACACCGCCATGGACTGCTGCCGGAGCGCCAAGCGGCTGGGGGGAACGGAGATCAAGGTGATGGCGCGCAAGACTCGACCCTACTTCAAGGCGTCGCCCTGGGAGCTGGAAGATGCCGAAGGGGAGGAGGTCGAGATCCTGGTCAACCACTCTCCGCAGCGCTTCGTCACCGAGGACGGCCGCCTCGTCGGCATGGTCTTCGATCTCGTGGAGTGGGAGAAGAACGAGCAGGGAAGGCTGGTTAGCCGCAAGCTCGACGAGAGCTTCATTCCCGCGGACGACGTCGTCCTCGCCATCGGGCAGGACAACGCTTTTCCCTGGATCGAGCGCGACATCGGGATCGAGTTCAACGACTGGGAGATGCCGGTCGTGGACCGGACCACCTTCATGACCACGCTACCAGGCGTTTTCGTGGGAGGAGATGCCGCCTGGGGACCCGAAAACATCATCTGGGCGGTCGAACACGGCCATCAGGCGGCCGCCTCCATCCATCTCCATTGCGAAGATCTCTCGCTCGTGGACGACCGGCCCGCCTACGGCATGAACCTCGTCTCGACCAAGATGGGGATGCACGAGTGGCGCTACTCGAACGACTACGATCCGGCCTACCGGACCGAGATGCGGTACGCCGACCTGGAGAAGCGGCTCGCCGACATCTTCGTCGAGGCGGAGCTCGGCTTCGACCCGAAGGAAACGGCGCGAGAGGTGGAGCGCTGCCTGAACTGCGACATCCAGACCGATTTTCAGGCCAAGCTCTGCATCGAGTGCGACGCCTGCGTCGACGTCTGCCCGGTTCACTGTCTCACCATCACGGTGAACGGCGCCGAGGACGATCTGCGCTCACGTCTGACGGCGCCTGCCGAGACCCTCGAACAGGCCCTCTACGTCTCGGACGGTCTGCCCCACACCGGCAGAGTCATGGTCAAGGACGAGGATCTCTGCGTTCACTGCGGGCTCTGCGCCGAGCGTTGTCCGACAGCCGCATGGGACATGATGGAGTTCGACCTGATCAACCCCTTCTCGGGCGCCGACACGGTTGAGGAATCGTCCCGGCCCCTGGCAACGGAGCGGGCGGGCGCATGA
- a CDS encoding DUF4153 domain-containing protein — protein MSGPISPGLLLRTATATARRFPFPLAAGALTASAGFAMLGESVVENGDTDRWIRLMAAAGLGIPLFSWVGIALSGVGSATRWIVSGVLAGLLALFYLATDGWTDEGLGIRVTHLAVFAHLLIAAGPGLRRPETLGLWHFNKRLFTRFVLGGFYAGVLFGGLSAALAALDNLFGVSIPEETYGRLFFGLAFVFHPWFTLSGVPEDPEGADCDYPAFVRVFAQYVLIPLVCLYFVILTAYLVRVVALSDWPSGWIGYLAAALALAGILSIVLVHPVRQRPGGEWVRRYAFWFWAAILPQTGMLAAAIWQRVDQYGLTESRYFLALGTLWLAGAAVFVLARRPTGVRWIPRSLCFVALASFVGPWSAYDVSRRSQVQRLESLAEESGGLVDGRLVPVEEPVSREYGDEVEEIVRHLVARHGTGAVDPWFEGGVQSLMAEGEPLPVRGREAGRIADAVRDHVAPSPPGFWDSVVSALDALGSLFGGDRPASEGDRPATEDPPAPDGPPTEFVVHSEAWSDALTVAALAGGAGGAEDAGDPASDAGGETARPAAVQVLADADLLAGSYAVGGARIEFESGPALELTMVWDGTRYRGSYVHILEATFAHPDWPGDDGAVYALPRDVMAVEFRPREGSASSGRRARVFVSRMSVDEDGLETARGLVVLMDRPDDAPR, from the coding sequence GTGAGCGGCCCGATTTCTCCCGGCCTCCTGCTGCGGACCGCGACCGCCACGGCGAGGCGATTCCCGTTCCCCCTGGCCGCAGGCGCGCTGACCGCGAGCGCGGGCTTCGCGATGCTCGGGGAATCGGTCGTCGAAAACGGAGACACCGACCGCTGGATCAGGCTGATGGCCGCGGCAGGGCTCGGCATCCCGCTCTTCTCCTGGGTGGGCATCGCTCTCTCGGGCGTCGGCTCCGCGACCCGCTGGATCGTGTCCGGCGTTCTCGCCGGACTGCTCGCTCTCTTCTACCTGGCGACGGACGGCTGGACCGACGAGGGGCTCGGTATTCGCGTCACTCACCTCGCGGTCTTCGCCCACCTCCTGATTGCCGCAGGTCCCGGCCTGCGCCGCCCTGAGACCCTGGGCCTGTGGCACTTCAACAAGCGTCTCTTCACCCGCTTCGTCCTAGGCGGCTTCTACGCGGGCGTCCTCTTCGGGGGGCTGTCGGCCGCGCTCGCCGCGCTCGACAACCTCTTCGGCGTGTCGATTCCCGAGGAGACCTACGGCAGGCTCTTCTTCGGGCTCGCCTTCGTCTTTCATCCCTGGTTCACGCTCTCGGGAGTTCCGGAGGACCCGGAAGGCGCGGACTGCGACTATCCGGCCTTCGTGCGCGTGTTCGCCCAGTACGTGCTGATACCGTTGGTCTGCCTGTATTTCGTCATCCTCACGGCGTACCTGGTGCGCGTGGTCGCGCTCTCCGACTGGCCGAGCGGCTGGATAGGCTATCTGGCGGCCGCGCTCGCCCTGGCGGGCATCCTCTCCATCGTTCTCGTGCATCCGGTACGGCAACGTCCCGGCGGCGAGTGGGTGCGCCGGTACGCCTTCTGGTTCTGGGCGGCCATTCTGCCGCAAACCGGGATGCTTGCAGCGGCTATCTGGCAGCGGGTGGACCAGTACGGCCTGACGGAGTCGCGCTATTTCCTCGCTCTGGGCACCCTCTGGCTCGCCGGAGCGGCCGTCTTCGTGCTCGCCCGGAGACCTACCGGGGTTCGCTGGATCCCGCGCTCGCTCTGCTTCGTCGCGCTCGCTTCCTTCGTCGGACCCTGGTCGGCCTACGACGTGTCGCGCCGGAGTCAGGTTCAGCGTCTGGAGAGTCTGGCCGAGGAAAGTGGCGGTCTCGTGGACGGACGGCTCGTTCCGGTGGAGGAGCCTGTGTCGCGCGAGTACGGCGACGAGGTCGAGGAGATCGTGCGCCACCTCGTCGCGCGTCACGGGACCGGGGCCGTCGACCCCTGGTTCGAGGGCGGAGTGCAATCGCTGATGGCTGAGGGCGAACCCCTTCCGGTGCGCGGTCGCGAGGCCGGGCGTATCGCTGACGCGGTTCGAGATCACGTGGCGCCCTCTCCACCCGGTTTCTGGGACTCGGTGGTGTCGGCCCTCGACGCGTTGGGCTCGCTTTTCGGAGGCGACCGGCCCGCTTCCGAAGGCGACCGACCCGCTACCGAGGACCCTCCGGCGCCCGATGGCCCGCCGACCGAGTTCGTCGTTCACAGCGAGGCGTGGTCGGACGCACTCACCGTCGCCGCCCTCGCGGGAGGGGCCGGCGGCGCCGAGGACGCGGGTGATCCGGCTTCCGACGCCGGTGGGGAAACGGCTCGACCCGCCGCGGTTCAGGTGCTCGCCGACGCGGACCTGCTCGCCGGCAGCTACGCGGTCGGCGGTGCGCGGATCGAATTCGAGTCCGGTCCGGCCCTGGAGCTGACGATGGTCTGGGACGGAACGAGGTACCGGGGTTCCTACGTGCACATCCTCGAGGCTACGTTCGCACACCCCGATTGGCCGGGCGACGACGGAGCCGTCTACGCTCTGCCCCGGGATGTCATGGCCGTGGAGTTCCGTCCCCGGGAAGGGTCCGCGTCCTCGGGACGCAGGGCTCGGGTGTTCGTCTCCCGCATGAGCGTTGACGAGGACGGGCTGGAAACGGCCCGCGGGCTGGTCGTCCTCATGGACCGCCCGGACGACGCCCCGCGCTGA
- a CDS encoding NAD-glutamate dehydrogenase gives MAAPFRSPSDLSSAVPEVCDCLADLATDSAPIAEFARVFYDRAPARLDSRGTETLARMALSAWRFLGETRVGRVDVSVAHADEEGWGSDISVIRTNVGERPFIVDTLREYLTSEGLPVSTLIYPRLGIERDSSGTLHRAGSISSGGSGESLVHCEIPRIEDPERIEAVRAEIESRLNEVVAVTDDFTAMIARVDSVGRELIDRSRRLMGREEEIAEIIDFMRWLRDGGFVFLGYRSYRIQELDGAGRAVVVDPDSGLGILRDTSASAFAKPVLLAELPEDLRDLAERGPILIINKANSESRVHRRARMDYIGVKILDDRGRVAGEHRFLGLFTSRAYAEKADTLPILRRKLARILRDSEAAEGTHDYKEIITIFNTLPKEELFLESAYEIAADIRTVIGAYDTADVKVKVRRDTLGRGASVMVILPKDRFSGDVRKRISEAIVEELRGSILNYHLALGEGDQARLHFYIATPKRSTDPDDAARLELQVARIIRTWADRVRDGIHRRVESGRDAAAMAEHYLDSFAAEYQAATDPEVAVDDILRVEKMLADGDSTAFAINNYDETQTVAGVLGATELKVYRHRAGIILSEFVPILEDAGLRVLAVKPFEIAEKGVAPTTISVFAVQDHGGRRLDISDGGDLLADTVLAVHSGVARGDRLNGLVLAAGLAWREVDVLRGYIEYAFQAGSIPSRDALVTALVHHPNIASTLFRLFEARFDPRLVLTTQARDQARIQLLASFWNALADVTALADDRALRQLEALISATLRTNYYLGGGARPTRTSGGAPYISFKIDCAAAGVRSGTGLAMEVWVHSARMEGVHLRGGAVARGGIRWSDRPEDFRTEILGLASTQMVKNAVIVPTGSKGGFVVAGDPLEDWERQFAEGKNQYRTLIRGMLDITDNLVDGKPRNPSQVVAYDGADPYLVVAADKGTATFSDFANEVSADYEFWLDDAFASGGSQGYDHKAVGITARGAWECVKLHFAEHGKDIQSEPFTVVGIGDMSGDVFGNGMLLSRTTKLVAAFDHRHIIIDPDPDPESSYAERARLFELASAADWDDYDRSLLSEGGMIVPRGAKEVTLGPQARRALGVAGDGDASEPLVVDGETLVRMLLRAPVDLLWNGGIGTYVKARDETHADAGDPSNDAVRVDAHELRCTAAGEGGNLGFTQKARVEFALAGGQINTDALDNSGGVDMSDHEVNLKILFSPAVSSGEMSSDRRNRLLREMTDEVAELVLANNRDQNTAVSLDLLRAQESADDFMEMMLALKKRGLLNRRRERLPTAATLRKRRERDESLVRPELCVLLAYAKMALKEDLLAGDLIDDAATRGYLLSYFPEAAVAAVGDELLDRHRLRREIVACQLTNRVVDLMGATFVNRVARDTGASQAEVVRAWLVASRLSDQQSVVDRLADTGSGMGVREVKRWLLALSRVLERTTRWILANLDREESPAQIVDRNFEELVRLRGSFSLILAGDDQMFFEARVREMRAAGAAPGFAEELTTLRFLDQLLEILAVSRAADAGVLTVGRAYYQASRSANLPRLRALVFASAGEDRWEQRAARILSETLMRAHRELVLWAVSQGGAVGRASDRAAEADEIPSVGELLEAQANRTERFRAVIDELHGTPAPGIAPVTVAIHELSALVASLPRP, from the coding sequence ATGGCCGCGCCTTTCCGCTCACCCAGTGATCTCTCGTCGGCGGTTCCCGAAGTCTGCGACTGCCTCGCCGATCTCGCGACCGATTCCGCCCCGATAGCCGAGTTCGCTCGTGTCTTCTACGACCGAGCCCCGGCCCGGCTCGACAGCCGAGGCACGGAGACTCTCGCCAGGATGGCCCTCTCCGCGTGGCGATTCCTGGGTGAGACGCGAGTCGGACGGGTCGACGTCTCCGTCGCCCATGCGGACGAGGAAGGCTGGGGCTCCGACATCTCGGTCATCCGCACCAACGTAGGCGAACGTCCCTTCATCGTCGACACCCTCCGGGAATACCTCACCTCCGAAGGCCTCCCGGTGTCCACCCTCATCTACCCGCGCCTCGGCATCGAACGCGACTCGTCGGGCACGCTCCACAGGGCCGGATCGATCTCTTCCGGCGGTTCGGGCGAATCTCTGGTTCACTGCGAGATCCCCCGCATCGAGGACCCCGAGCGTATCGAGGCCGTTCGCGCCGAGATCGAGAGCCGTCTCAACGAAGTCGTGGCGGTCACGGACGACTTCACGGCGATGATCGCCCGGGTGGACTCCGTGGGGCGCGAACTCATAGACCGGAGCCGCAGGTTGATGGGTCGCGAGGAGGAGATAGCCGAGATCATCGACTTCATGCGCTGGTTGCGCGACGGAGGATTCGTGTTTCTCGGATACCGGAGCTATAGGATCCAGGAGCTCGACGGCGCAGGCAGGGCGGTGGTGGTCGACCCCGATTCGGGTCTGGGCATCCTTCGAGACACCTCGGCGTCCGCTTTCGCCAAACCCGTGTTGCTCGCCGAACTCCCGGAAGATCTGCGCGACCTGGCCGAACGCGGACCGATCCTCATCATCAACAAGGCCAACTCCGAGTCTCGGGTCCACCGGCGCGCCCGCATGGACTACATCGGCGTCAAGATCCTGGACGATCGCGGTCGCGTCGCCGGCGAGCATCGTTTCCTCGGGCTCTTCACATCGAGGGCTTACGCGGAGAAGGCCGACACCCTGCCCATCCTGCGGCGCAAGCTCGCGCGCATTCTCAGGGACTCCGAAGCGGCCGAGGGCACGCACGACTACAAGGAGATCATCACGATCTTCAACACGCTGCCCAAGGAGGAGCTCTTCCTCGAATCCGCCTACGAGATCGCGGCCGACATCCGCACGGTGATCGGCGCGTACGACACCGCCGACGTGAAGGTCAAGGTTCGTCGGGACACGTTGGGCAGAGGTGCGTCGGTGATGGTGATTCTGCCCAAGGACCGGTTTTCGGGAGACGTGCGCAAGCGGATCTCGGAAGCGATCGTCGAGGAGCTCAGGGGAAGCATCCTCAACTACCACCTCGCTTTGGGCGAAGGGGATCAGGCGCGCCTCCACTTCTACATCGCCACACCGAAACGCAGCACCGACCCGGACGACGCCGCTCGGCTCGAGCTTCAGGTCGCCCGGATCATTCGCACCTGGGCCGACCGGGTCCGGGACGGCATCCACCGTCGGGTCGAGTCCGGGCGGGACGCGGCGGCGATGGCGGAGCACTATCTCGATTCCTTTGCCGCGGAGTATCAGGCCGCGACCGACCCCGAGGTGGCGGTCGACGACATCCTCCGCGTCGAGAAGATGCTGGCGGACGGTGACTCGACGGCATTCGCGATCAACAACTACGACGAGACGCAGACGGTCGCGGGCGTGCTGGGGGCGACCGAGCTGAAGGTCTATCGACATCGGGCCGGGATCATTCTCTCCGAGTTCGTCCCCATTCTCGAGGACGCCGGCCTCAGGGTGCTCGCCGTCAAGCCATTCGAGATCGCGGAGAAGGGAGTCGCTCCCACCACCATCAGCGTGTTCGCCGTGCAGGACCACGGCGGCCGCCGTCTCGACATTTCGGACGGGGGCGATCTGCTCGCGGACACCGTTCTGGCCGTGCACTCGGGCGTGGCGCGCGGCGATCGTCTGAACGGGCTCGTGCTCGCCGCCGGTCTGGCCTGGCGCGAGGTCGACGTACTGAGAGGCTATATCGAGTACGCCTTCCAGGCTGGGTCCATCCCCAGCCGCGACGCGCTGGTGACCGCGCTGGTCCATCATCCCAACATCGCGAGCACGCTCTTCCGCCTTTTCGAGGCACGCTTCGACCCTCGGCTCGTCCTCACCACCCAGGCTAGAGACCAGGCTCGCATCCAGCTTCTGGCCAGCTTCTGGAACGCTCTCGCCGACGTCACCGCACTCGCTGACGACCGAGCCCTCCGGCAGCTCGAAGCTCTGATCTCGGCGACGCTGCGTACCAACTACTACCTCGGCGGCGGCGCTCGGCCGACCCGCACCTCCGGAGGAGCCCCCTACATCTCGTTCAAGATCGACTGCGCCGCTGCGGGGGTCCGCTCGGGCACCGGGCTCGCGATGGAGGTGTGGGTGCACTCGGCGAGGATGGAAGGAGTGCACCTGCGCGGCGGTGCGGTGGCGCGCGGCGGGATCAGGTGGAGCGACCGTCCGGAGGATTTCCGCACCGAGATCCTAGGTCTGGCTTCGACCCAGATGGTGAAGAACGCGGTGATCGTGCCTACGGGATCCAAGGGAGGATTCGTGGTCGCCGGCGATCCGCTCGAGGACTGGGAGCGCCAGTTCGCCGAGGGCAAGAATCAGTACCGGACGCTCATCCGCGGCATGCTCGACATCACAGACAATCTGGTCGACGGCAAGCCGCGGAACCCTAGCCAGGTGGTCGCCTACGACGGCGCGGACCCCTACTTGGTGGTGGCTGCGGACAAGGGAACCGCCACCTTCTCGGATTTCGCCAACGAGGTCTCGGCGGATTACGAGTTCTGGCTCGACGACGCCTTCGCCTCGGGAGGCTCCCAGGGCTACGACCACAAGGCGGTCGGCATCACCGCGCGCGGCGCCTGGGAGTGCGTGAAGCTCCACTTCGCCGAACACGGCAAGGACATTCAGAGCGAGCCCTTCACCGTGGTCGGCATCGGTGACATGAGCGGCGACGTCTTCGGCAACGGCATGCTGCTCTCCCGGACCACCAAGTTGGTGGCCGCCTTCGACCATCGTCACATCATTATCGACCCCGACCCCGATCCGGAAAGCTCCTACGCCGAGCGCGCCCGTCTCTTCGAGCTCGCCAGCGCGGCCGACTGGGACGATTACGACCGTTCCCTCCTGAGCGAAGGCGGGATGATCGTCCCGAGAGGAGCGAAGGAGGTGACTCTGGGGCCGCAGGCGCGACGGGCTCTGGGGGTCGCCGGCGACGGTGACGCCTCGGAGCCGCTCGTGGTGGACGGCGAGACTCTCGTGCGCATGTTGCTGCGCGCACCCGTCGATCTGCTCTGGAACGGCGGTATCGGCACCTACGTCAAGGCCCGCGACGAAACGCACGCCGATGCGGGCGATCCCTCGAACGACGCCGTCAGGGTCGACGCCCACGAGCTGCGCTGTACGGCGGCCGGGGAGGGAGGCAACCTGGGCTTCACCCAGAAGGCCCGGGTCGAATTCGCGCTGGCCGGCGGGCAGATCAACACCGACGCCCTGGACAACTCGGGTGGCGTCGACATGTCGGATCACGAGGTCAACCTGAAGATCCTCTTCTCACCTGCGGTCTCGAGCGGCGAGATGTCGTCGGACAGGCGCAACCGGCTTCTCAGGGAGATGACCGACGAGGTCGCCGAGCTCGTGCTCGCCAACAACCGCGACCAGAACACCGCCGTCTCGCTCGATCTTCTGCGCGCGCAGGAGAGCGCGGACGACTTTATGGAGATGATGCTCGCCCTGAAGAAGCGCGGTCTCCTGAACCGCAGGCGGGAGCGCCTGCCCACCGCCGCCACTCTGCGCAAGCGTCGCGAACGGGATGAGAGCCTGGTGCGTCCCGAACTCTGCGTCCTGCTCGCCTATGCGAAGATGGCTCTCAAGGAGGACCTTCTCGCCGGCGACCTCATCGACGACGCGGCGACTCGGGGCTACCTGCTCTCGTACTTCCCCGAAGCGGCCGTAGCGGCGGTCGGGGACGAGCTTCTCGACCGGCACCGGCTGCGTCGCGAGATCGTCGCCTGTCAGCTCACCAATAGGGTGGTCGATCTGATGGGAGCCACATTCGTCAACCGCGTCGCCCGCGACACCGGGGCGAGCCAGGCGGAGGTGGTGAGGGCGTGGCTGGTGGCGTCCCGGCTTTCGGACCAGCAGTCCGTCGTCGACCGGCTCGCCGACACCGGATCCGGCATGGGAGTCCGCGAGGTCAAGAGATGGCTCCTCGCCCTCTCGCGCGTCCTGGAACGGACCACGCGCTGGATTCTCGCCAACCTCGACCGGGAGGAGTCCCCTGCACAGATCGTCGATCGCAACTTCGAGGAGCTGGTGCGGCTGCGCGGCTCCTTCTCGCTGATCCTGGCCGGAGACGACCAGATGTTCTTCGAGGCCCGGGTCAGAGAGATGAGGGCGGCGGGCGCGGCGCCCGGGTTTGCCGAAGAGCTCACCACGCTGCGCTTTCTCGACCAGTTGCTGGAGATACTCGCCGTCAGCCGAGCTGCGGACGCCGGGGTCCTCACCGTCGGACGCGCCTACTACCAGGCTTCGCGGAGCGCCAACCTCCCGCGGCTGCGGGCCCTAGTGTTCGCCTCCGCAGGCGAAGACCGCTGGGAACAGCGCGCCGCGCGCATCCTGTCGGAGACGCTCATGCGGGCGCATCGCGAGCTTGTGCTGTGGGCGGTTTCGCAGGGCGGCGCGGTGGGTCGGGCGAGCGACCGCGCGGCCGAAGCCGACGAAATACCGTCGGTCGGCGAGTTGCTGGAGGCCCAGGCGAACAGGACCGAGCGCTTCCGGGCGGTCATCGACGAACTGCACGGGACGCCGGCACCCGGCATAGCCCCGGTCACCGTGGCGATCCACGAGCTCTCAGCGCTCGTGGCGTCGCTTCCCAGACCCTGA